In the genome of Poecilia reticulata strain Guanapo linkage group LG16, Guppy_female_1.0+MT, whole genome shotgun sequence, one region contains:
- the virma gene encoding protein virilizer homolog codes for MDFYVVVYLNVENVLNAEGTGLVTALRVLYHITCPPPAVEGQQRDLKWSLAGVQLFSGEGLDTCVRVLQKLCSVLLQPWRVHGHMGPTPQRCMILSVCISTLRLLRTMLTELLRGGAFQFRDTRVANVLVTLHMMVCSIPASGRLDGEETRVQALIVDVLLTFTQGVSEEVTHTEETLASNTWSLMLKEVLNSLLKAPEGLFSGLTLLSELLPLPLPMQSTQALSVQDVAIALNTRKLWSMHIRVQWKVLSEVLRCVCSTSCPPLLTMLRRVCVQLADLSSPTATLVMKTVLELLSEELQPAEGKSVCWGQVLRLLSLLDTLVSQRACKSSTLHLLSGSVSGDEQVADLFPLLLSLLVPPAGHSLQQQQCSVLVGTILQSLCDQDISLVVPPPGEGCVSEAEQLANALPGRDMMSSVCNSLLEVLGNKEASIPLLLTCIRTLTFLTEHDYGIYHLKVTLRKHGSEVCSLLKRLVVSFNKDSTDLISALLDFLRQILNTETTCAEEGQGSSEEPACVAPRLLSSSEMKSLLQFEDSESHPLMALEKLITKLCKEDDSLETMMENVIVLKQSLETATESPPPSETEPVLPAPETLAAQFNHRTVFILSEALDEQLKALWFSPFQTDDIETDLDMVKVDLVGLAQECCPELDLKAELERSFLSEPSSPGHTKVAKGFRLGKHKHETFITSSGKSDYIEPAKRAHILPAPRGRGGRGGFGQNVARPHDIFRLRKQNTSRPPSMHVDDFVAAEFKDIANPLGILPPKRLPKSAPKPPTRGLFTGNRGRAAFHSQTRFFTPPQPKGVLLSGNYARREGGRGSSWSGQVPAVTHRGTYSEPRGGQSNFARGPLPSRQLPASAYRLAIRDRAPRGRGGTGLSWLGAGGGAGAAGGGGGRGSQGSKFSGGGGSGGGRGRHVRSFTR; via the exons atggatttttatgTTGTGGTTTATCTT aatgtggaaaatgtgttgAACGCCGAGGGAACCGGACTGGTCACTGCTCTGAGAGTTCTCTATCACATCACCTGTCCACCTCCTGCTGTTGAAG GTCAGCAGAGGGATCTGAAGTGGAGCCTCGCCGGCGTCCAGCTGTTCTCCGGCGAGGGTCTGGACACATGCGTGCGCGTCCTCCAGAAGCTGTGCAGCGTGCTGCTGCAGCCGTGGCGCGTTCACGGGCACATGGGTCCGACGCCGCAGCGCTGCATGATCCTGAGCGTGTGCATCAGCACGCTCAGGCTGCTGCGCACCATGCTGACGGAGCTGCTCCGCGGCGGGGCCTTCCAGTTCAGGGACACGCGCGTGGCCAACGTTCTGGTGACACTGCACATGATGGTGTGCTCCATTCCGGCGTCTGGGCGCCTGGACGGCGAGGAGACAAGAGTGCAGGCGCTCATCGTGGATGTGCTGCTCACCTTCACGCAGGGCGTCAGCGAAGAG GTCACTCACACAGAGGAGACTCTGGCCAGCAACACCTGGTCTCTGATGCTCAAGGAAGTCTTGAATTCCCTTTTGAAAGCTCCTGAAGGTTTGTTCTCCGGCCTGACGCTGCTGTCCGAACTTCTGCCTCTTCCTCTGCCGATGCAGAGCACTCAG GCGTTATCAGTCCAGGACGTTGCTATCGCCTTAAACACCAGGAAGCTGTGGAGCATGCACATCCGGGTCCAGTGGAAGGTCCTGTCGGAGGTGCTGAGGTGTGTGTGCTCCACCAGCTGCCCGCCTCTCCTGACCATGCTGAGGAGGGTCTGCGTCCAGCTGGCTGACCTGTCCTCGCCCACCGCAACGCTCGTCATGAAGACGGTGTTGGAGCTGCTGTCCGAGGAGCTGCAGCC GGCCGAGGGGAAAAGTGTTTGCTGGGGTCAAGTCCTGCGTCTGCTTTCGCTGCTGGACACTCTGGTGTCCCAGAGGGCTTGCAAGAGCTCCACCCTTCACCTGCTGTCCGGCTCCGTCTCTGGAGACGAACAGGTGGCGGACCTGTTTCCTCTGCTTCTGTCTCTGCTGGTGCCCCCAGCTGGTCACTCGCTGCAACAGCAGCAGTGCAGTGTGTTAGTGGGGACAATACTGCAGTCACTGTGTGACCAG GACATTTCTCTGGTGGTGCCGCCACCTGGTGAGGGCTGCGTGTCGGAGGCTGAGCAGCTGGCTAATGCACTTCCAGGCCGAGACATGATGTCCTCGGTGTGTAATTCCCTGTTAGAGGTTTTAGGGAATAAAGAGGCCAGCATCCCTCTGCTCCTCACCTGCATCAGGACGTTGACTTTCCTCACAGAGCACGACTACGGAATCTACCACCTCAAAGT CACTTTGAGGAAACATGGCTCAGAGGTGTGTTCGCTGCTGAAAAGGCTGGTGGTTTCCTTCAACAAGGACTCGACGGATCTGATTTCAGCTCTGCTTGACTTTCTGAGGCAAATCCTAAACACGGAAACAACG TGTGCAGAGGAAGGCCAGGGCTCCAGCGAGGAACCTGCCTGCGTTGCTCCACGCTTGCTGTCGAGCTCAGAGATGAAAtctctgctgcagtttgaaGACTCAGAGTCACATCCGCTAATGGCCTTAGAGAAGCTAATCACG AAATTATGTAAAGAAGACGACTCTCTGGAAACCATGATGGAGAACGTGATCGTCCTGAAGCAGTCGCTGGAGACGGCCACAGAAAGTCCTCCGCCGTCAGAAACCGAACCCGTTCTGCCCGCACCCGAAACGTTGGCAGCCCAGTTCAACCACAG GACGGTGTTTATTCTGTCAGAAGCTCTGGATGAGCAGCTCAAAGCTCTCTGGTTCTCTCCTTTCCAAACTGATGACATAGAAACAGATCTGGACATG GTGAAGGTGGATCTGGTTGGCTTGGCTCAGGAGTGCTGTCCGGAGCTGGACCTGAAGGCCGAGCTGGAGCGCTCCTTCCTCTCTGAGCCGTCCTCTCCCGGTCACACGAAGGTCGCCAAAGGTTTCCGACTGGGCAAACACAAACACGAGACGTTCATCACATCCAG CGGTAAATCCGACTACATCGAACCTGCTAAAAGAGCCCACATCCTTCCGGCGCCGCGCGGCCGTGGAGGCCGAGGAGGGTTTGGTCAGAACGTCGCCCGGCCCCATGATATTTTCCGCCTGCGCAAACAGAACACCTCCCGCCCTCCCAGTATGCATGTGGACGACTTTGTGGCAGCGGAGTTTAAAGACATTGCTAACCCACTTGGGATTCTGCCTCCCAAACGTCTGCCAAAAAGCGCTCCCAAGCCCCCCACCAGAGGGCTGTTTACTGGCAACAGAGGAAGAGCGGCCTTTCACAGCCAAACTCGCTTTTTCACCCCACCGCAGCCTAAAGGTGTTCTGCTATCAG GTAACTACGCTCGGAGAGAGGGAGGCCGGGGGTCGTCATGGAGCGGCCAGGTTCCTGCTGTGACCCACAGAGGAACCTACAGTGAACCCCGCGGAGGTCAGAGCAACTTCGCCCGAGGACCTCTGCCCTCCCGACAGCTGCCTGCGA GTGCTTATCGGCTGGCCATTCGGGATCGAGCCCCGCGGGGCCGGGGAGGTACGGGACTGTCGTGGCTCGGTGCAGGGGGAGGTGCCGGCGccgcaggaggaggaggaggacgggggTCTCAAGGGAGCAAGTTCAGTGGCGGGGGAGGCAGTGGAGGTGGGAGAGGCAGACATGTGCGCTCTTTCACCAGGTAA
- the rnf41l gene encoding RING finger protein 151 isoform X1 — protein sequence MGFDLERFVGYVNDGLLCCVCRDVLERPLQAPCEHAYCSACISSWLLHHHSCPEDRLPLDVSSLRPLYRYMRNDLNRLQIRCVNAGQGCEVVCSLESLHSHEDECEFAFIACSNTGGEYICYRCGCPVQVERRGLEAHLSECNFRSRECPNGCGHTLHSIDQSQHNCVAELRLEVDMMRAEMLCKVEEVRREMESRLDSQRRHMVQKESQLKSEVEELKGQLSRVMCDIRALLGAERLRRQELAEAELEKRELLELLRDIQPTRSQPPAEQAARDHQSAGDQQTSSWEGHTDPPRHQQREASLHASCLSLHSAQAPCAAGPPASPQLGEGVRKGGTRSLTLDCIKKKSREVTVI from the exons ATGGGCTTTGATCTGGAGAGGTTTGTGGGCTACGTCAACGACGGtctgctctgctgtgtgtgtCGAGACGTGCTAGAGCGCCCCCTCCAGGCGCCATGTGAACATGCTTACTGCAGCGCCTGTATCAGCAGCTGGCTGCTCCATCACCACTCCTGTCCTGAAGACAGGCTGCCCCTGGATGTGAGCAGTCTCAGACCGCTGTACAG GTACATGCGTAACGACCTGAACCGGCTGCAGATCCGCTGTGTGAACGCAGGGCAGGGGTGCGAGGTGGTCTGCTCCCTGGAGAGCCTCCACTCACATGAGGATGAGTGCGAGTTTGCCTTCATAGCCTGCTCCAACACAG GTGGAGAGTACATTTGCTACCGTTGTG GTTGCCCGGTGCAGGTGGAGAGGCGAGGTTTGGAGGCCCACCTGTCCGAATGCAACTTCCGCAGCAGAGAGTGTCCCAACGGCTGTGGTCACACTCTCCACTCCATCGATCAATCGCAGCACAACTGTGTGGCAGAGCTGCGCTTGGAGGTGGACATGATGAG GGCAGAGATGCTGTGCAAGGTGGAGGAGGTGAGACGAGAGATGGAGTCTCGGCTGGACTCCCAGAGGAGACACATGGTGCAGAAAGAGTCGCAGCTGAAGAGTGAAGTGGAGGAGCTCAAG ggtCAGTTGTCCCGTGTGATGTGCGACATTCGTGCCCTGCTGGGAGCAGAGCGTCTGAGGAGGCAGGAACTGGCAGAGGCAGAGCTGGAGAAGAGAGAGCTGCTGGAGCTCCTCAGAGACATCCAGCCGACCAGGAGCCAGCCTCCCGCCGAGCAGGCAGCCAGGGATCATCAGTCTGCAGGAGACCAGCAGACATCCAGCTGGGAAGGTCACACAGATCCACCTCGACACCAGCAGAGGGAGGCCTCGTTGCACGCCTCCTGCCTGTCTCTGCACTCAGCTCAGGCTCCCTGTGCCGCAGGCCCTCCCGCTTCACCTCAGCTTGGGGAAGGAGTCCGTAAGGGCGGCACCCGCAGTCTGACCCTGGACTGCATCAAGAAGAAGAGCCGCGAGGTGACAGTCATCTGA
- the rnf41l gene encoding RING finger protein 151 isoform X2: MGFDLERFVGYVNDGLLCCVCRDVLERPLQAPCEHAYCSACISSWLLHHHSCPEDRLPLDVSSLRPLYRYMRNDLNRLQIRCVNAGQGCEVVCSLESLHSHEDECEFAFIACSNTGCPVQVERRGLEAHLSECNFRSRECPNGCGHTLHSIDQSQHNCVAELRLEVDMMRAEMLCKVEEVRREMESRLDSQRRHMVQKESQLKSEVEELKGQLSRVMCDIRALLGAERLRRQELAEAELEKRELLELLRDIQPTRSQPPAEQAARDHQSAGDQQTSSWEGHTDPPRHQQREASLHASCLSLHSAQAPCAAGPPASPQLGEGVRKGGTRSLTLDCIKKKSREVTVI, encoded by the exons ATGGGCTTTGATCTGGAGAGGTTTGTGGGCTACGTCAACGACGGtctgctctgctgtgtgtgtCGAGACGTGCTAGAGCGCCCCCTCCAGGCGCCATGTGAACATGCTTACTGCAGCGCCTGTATCAGCAGCTGGCTGCTCCATCACCACTCCTGTCCTGAAGACAGGCTGCCCCTGGATGTGAGCAGTCTCAGACCGCTGTACAG GTACATGCGTAACGACCTGAACCGGCTGCAGATCCGCTGTGTGAACGCAGGGCAGGGGTGCGAGGTGGTCTGCTCCCTGGAGAGCCTCCACTCACATGAGGATGAGTGCGAGTTTGCCTTCATAGCCTGCTCCAACACAG GTTGCCCGGTGCAGGTGGAGAGGCGAGGTTTGGAGGCCCACCTGTCCGAATGCAACTTCCGCAGCAGAGAGTGTCCCAACGGCTGTGGTCACACTCTCCACTCCATCGATCAATCGCAGCACAACTGTGTGGCAGAGCTGCGCTTGGAGGTGGACATGATGAG GGCAGAGATGCTGTGCAAGGTGGAGGAGGTGAGACGAGAGATGGAGTCTCGGCTGGACTCCCAGAGGAGACACATGGTGCAGAAAGAGTCGCAGCTGAAGAGTGAAGTGGAGGAGCTCAAG ggtCAGTTGTCCCGTGTGATGTGCGACATTCGTGCCCTGCTGGGAGCAGAGCGTCTGAGGAGGCAGGAACTGGCAGAGGCAGAGCTGGAGAAGAGAGAGCTGCTGGAGCTCCTCAGAGACATCCAGCCGACCAGGAGCCAGCCTCCCGCCGAGCAGGCAGCCAGGGATCATCAGTCTGCAGGAGACCAGCAGACATCCAGCTGGGAAGGTCACACAGATCCACCTCGACACCAGCAGAGGGAGGCCTCGTTGCACGCCTCCTGCCTGTCTCTGCACTCAGCTCAGGCTCCCTGTGCCGCAGGCCCTCCCGCTTCACCTCAGCTTGGGGAAGGAGTCCGTAAGGGCGGCACCCGCAGTCTGACCCTGGACTGCATCAAGAAGAAGAGCCGCGAGGTGACAGTCATCTGA
- the LOC103478664 gene encoding fibrinogen silencer-binding protein produces MASNSVFMSSMVGKARSSNFTLSEKLDLLKLVRPHIRILEEHTNKHAVIVDKNKCWDTVAEQYNALGGDRPHRTAQGLRTLYKRLKESAKQEVMQRRHAQPEYRGSISEPTRKIMEMIPHLFQHVPIHEKDQALRRLIYNKHTSPIEHPGSSSSLAGLQDYAAPIPSIAPEVDKLDPEEDVKPPPDLPVITSHAVPVLDGFQEPDREQDLASSHNYQASLSPASSSVNIALSASPLPLSHEFYPNDVYPRHEADRFRPLHLAKEEHDLVLANHKKVSLYLEEKREGLKRKQELEEELLRAKIKVEKLKAARLRHGLPIPL; encoded by the exons ATGGCCTCCAACTCTGTGTTCATGTCCAGCATGGTGGGTAAAGCGCGCTCTTCCAACTTCACCCTCTCCGAGAAGCTGGACCTGCTGAAACTGGTCCGTCCTCACATCCGCATCCTGGAGGAGCACACCAACAAGCATGCCGTCATCGTGGACAAGAACAAGTGCTGGGACACGGTGGCGGAGCAGTACAATGCTCTGGGAGGGGACAGACCCCACCGCACCGCCCAGGGCCTCAGAACCCTCTACAAGAGGCTGAAGGAGTCGGCcaagcaggaagtgatgcagCGGAGACACGCCCAGCCCGAGTACAGAGGGAGCATCTCTGAGCCGACCAGGAAGATTATGGAGATGATCCCTCACTTGTTCCAACACGTGCCCATCCACGAGAAGGACCAGGCACTGCGCAG GTTAATATACAACAAGCACACGTCCCCCATTGAGCATCctggcagcagctcctctctggCTGGACTCCAGGATTATGCAGCACCTATACCAAGCATCGCGCCCGAGGTGGACAAGCTGGACCCCGAAGAGGACGTGAAACCACCGCCAGACCTCCCCGTCATCACCTCGCACGCCGTTCCAGTGCTGGACGGGTTTCAAGAGCCAGACAGGGAGCAGGACTTGGCCAGCTCCCACAATTACCAGGCGTCCTTGTCTCCCGCTTCTTCCTCGGTTAACATCGCCCTCTCTGCCTCGCCGCTGCCCTTGAGCCACGAATTCTACCCAAACGATGTCTACCCTCGCCACGAGGCGGACAGGTTTCGTCCTCTGCACCTTGCCAAGGAGGAGCACGATCTGGTGTTGGCCAATCACAAGAAGGTTTCCCTGTACctggaggagaagagagagGGCCTGAAGAGGaagcaggagctggaggaggagctgctgagagCCAAAATCAAAGTGGAGAAACTAAAAGCTGCCCGACTGAGACACGGACTCCCTATTCCTCTGTAG